From a single Nicotiana tomentosiformis chromosome 2, ASM39032v3, whole genome shotgun sequence genomic region:
- the LOC104113142 gene encoding protein kinase PINOID: MYDMSDTFGYANESNNNFSFVGSNFSKISMSTSSDHSHSTSFSRLSFELPPSSPEQNPTLKPHRSSDSCFQAIRSVGKGLCFRDFSLVRQIGSGDIGRVYLCRLRNAADEAAKERLYAMKVVDNEVLALKKKVQRAETERKIIKMLDHPFLPTLYAEFEASHFSCVVMEYCSGGDLHSLRHKQPHKRFSLNTSRFYAAEVLVALEYLHMLGIIYRDLKPENVLVRSDGHIMLTDFDLSLCSDSIAAVESPDFAYESSTSPPPFFCISNRLFRSKKVQSFSTNRLFVAEPVTARSCSFVGTHEYVAPEVASGRSHGNAVDWWALGIFIYEMIYGRTPFAGTSNEATLRSIVKKPLTFPTNAPATTSEAHARDLISGLLNKDPNRRLGSKRGAADVKIHPFFKGLNFALIRSVTPPSAPGTRTEKTMSSHHSSVKKQTAPFEYF; the protein is encoded by the exons ATGTACGATATGTCTGATACATTTGGTTACGCAAACGAGTCGAATAATAATTTTTCTTTCGTGGGGTCGAATTTTAGTAAAATTTCGATGAGTACGAGCAGTGATCATAGCCACAGCACAAGTTTTAGTCGGTTATCCTTCGAGCTTCCGCCGAGCTCGCCGGAGCAGAATCCGACGTTGAAGCCTCACCGGTCGTCGGATTCTTGTTTTCAGGCGATACGTTCAGTCGGAAAGGGGTTGTGTTTTAGGGATTTTAGTCTCGTCCGGCAGATCGGCAGCGGAGATATCGGCAGAGTGTACCTCTGCCGCCTCCGTAACGCTGCGGATGAGGCGGCGAAGGAGCGGCTCTACGCCATGAAGGTTGTGGATAATGAGGTTTTGGCTTTGAAGAAGAAGGTTCAAAGAGCTGAAACTGAGAGGAAAATTATTAAAATGTTGGACCATCCTTTTTTGCCTACGCTTTATGCTGAGTTTGAAGCTTCTCATTTTTCGTGTGTTGTTATGGAGTACTGTTCTGGTGGTGATTTGCATTCCCTTAGACATAAACAACCCCATAAACGCTTCTCTCTCAACACTTCTAG GTTTTACGCAGCCGAGGTTTTGGTAGCACTCGAGTATCTCCATATGTTAGGGATAATTTACAGGGATTTGAAGCCAGAAAATGTGTTGGTTAGATCGGACGGTCACATTATGCTCACGGACTTCGATTTATCCCTTTGCTCAGACTCAATCGCAGCCGTTGAATCACCTGACTTTGCATACGAGTCGTCAACTTCACCTCCGCCATTTTTCTGCATATCCAACCGGCTGTTCCGGTCAAAAAAGGTACAATCGTTCTCAACCAACCGGTTGTTTGTGGCTGAACCGGTCACTGCCCGGTCATGTTCGTTTGTTGGGACCCACGAGTATGTGGCACCTGAGGTGGCATCCGGTAGGTCTCATGGAAATGCCGTGGACTGGTGGGCCCTGGGTATCTTCATTTACGAAATGATCTACGGGAGGACGCCATTTGCTGGTACATCCAACGAAGCTACGCTGCGGAGCATTGTGAAGAAACCATTGACTTTCCCAACCAACGCGCCTGCTACAACGAGTGAAGCTCACGCGCGGGACTTGATATCTGGGCTGTTGAACAAAGATCCGAATAGGAGACTCGGGTCGAAGCGTGGGGCGGCCGACGTCAAGATCCACCCGTTTTTCAAGGGTTTGAATTTTGCGCTTATACGATCAGTGACGCCACCGTCAGCACCGGGAACTAGGACAGAGAAGACGATGTCGTCACATCATAGCAGTGTCAAGAAACAAACGGCGCCGTTTGAGTACTTCTGA